The following is a genomic window from Sporosarcina jeotgali.
AAGGTACAGAAAAAGGCGGGGTGATGTCACGGGAAAAAGTAAGGGAGCGAGTCGAAGCATGGGATCACTTGCCCAAACATCCAGATATCAGCCACTTTGGAGACCCGGAACACAACGAATGGAAACAATTTTTCATTGGTGACGATAGTGAACCGATTCAAGGAAAATGTCCTTTCACACATAAAGAAATGTAAAGAAAGCCGTCATGACAGACGGCTTTTCTATTTGCAGTTATGTTTGATTCATTTATTTACTATTTTATTATTGGTGATCTAAAATCTCTTTTAACACAGCTGCTTGGTTATGCTTTACATCTTTAGCCGCAAAGACAAGTGTTAGTTCTTTGTCGTGTTTTTTTGTCCATTGCTTCAGCTGCTCCAATGCTTCTTTCTGTTTATCATTACTGTTAAGTTCCTTTTTATACTTTTCTTTAAATTCATCATACCTT
Proteins encoded in this region:
- a CDS encoding DUF488 domain-containing protein — protein: MPVKIKRVYEEATKDDGLRVLVDRIWPRGVSKEDAKVDEWPKEVGPSKELRQWFDHDAERYDEFKEKYKKELNSNDKQKEALEQLKQWTKKHDKELTLVFAAKDVKHNQAAVLKEILDHQ